In the genome of Candidatus Polarisedimenticolia bacterium, the window CCAAGTTCCAGGAGAAAGTGGACGCCTACCTCAAGAAGCAGTGGAGCGACAACTTCATCTACGTCTACCCCAAATTCGGCACCTCGGAGTGGCTCCCGGTGACCGCGGGGAACCCGCCGGAATCCGACTCGAAGCCCGAGCCGAAATAGTCCGACCGGCTCCCGGGACCGCCTCCGGCGGGAATTGGCGGGAGGAGCGCGGCTGTGTTAGGATGCGCCATCAAGAGCCCCCTGAGATTCCGGCGGCGATCCGCCGCCACAGACCACAAAGGCTTCAACCAAAACCGGCATCGAGAGGCGAGACCAGAGAATCTCACGGAAACCACAGCCGTCGCCTGAAGGTGAATCGCGGTGAAAGGACCGAATCGAAAAGGAGAGGAGATGATCAACCGGAAGCTCATCAGACCGAACCTATCCGACTTGAAGGACAAGATGACCGCTCCGGCGCACCGCCCGCAACGCAAGCAAGTCCCGCCCGAGCAGACGAACGCCGAAGCGTTCTACTACTTGAAGCAGATGAATTCGAAGACCCCCATGGTCGTCGTCCTCACCGACGGTGAGCAGCTTCACGGGGTCATCGAGTGGTACGACCGCACCTGCATCAAGGTGAATCGGGAAGGGGCCCCGAACCTGTTGGTGAACAAGCACACCATCAAATACATGTACAAGGCAGAGGAAATCGCCGGCGCCGACGGCCCGCCCGACGAAATCCGCTGAGCTCGCGCCGGTGAATCCCGCCCTCGCCCTGACCTGCGGAGATCCGGCCGGCATCGGCCCCGAGATCGCCGTCAAGAGCCTCTCCGATCTCGAGATCATCTCTTCCTGCCGTCTCGTGGTCGTGGGCGACGTGGCGCAGCTTCGCGGCACCGCGGCCTCCCTGCAGATCGACCTTCCGCAGAGCACCCAGGCATGGGACGGCAAGAGCCCGCTGGAAGGAGCGGGGCCCTTCCTGCTGGATCTCGGGCCGACCGGCCCCGAGGCGCAGCCGGGAAAGCCCTCGGCCGACTCCGGAAAAGCCGCCATGGCGGCGATCCGCAAGGCGGTGGCCCTCGCCTGGGAGAAGAGGATTCAGGGGATCGTCACGGCCCCGATCAGCAAGAAGGCGATTGAGATGGCCGGTTTCGAGGCCACGGGCCACACCGAGATCCTGGCCAAGCTGACCGACAGCCGCCAGGTCGGCATGATGTTCGTCACTCCGACGTTCAAGGTCGTCCTCCTGAGCACGCACCTCTCGCTCCGCCAGGCGATCGCCTGCGTCACCCGGGACCGGCTCGCGGGGATGATCCGGTTCGCCCAAAAGGAGCACAAGCGGATCTTCGGGGCCGAGCCGAGGATCGGCGTGGCCGGATTGAATCCCCACGCGGGAGAGGACTCGCTCTTCGGGGAGGACGAGGAGAAGGAGATCGCCCCGGCCATCGAGTCGTGCCGCGAGGAGGGGATCGACGTCTGGGGTCCCTACCCGCCCGATTCGGTCTATCTCCGGGCGATGCGCGACGAGATCGATCTCGTCGTGGCTCTCTACCACGACCAGGCCACGATTCCCGTGAAGATCTCGTCGTTCGGAAAATCGGCCGGCCTGACCCTCGGCCTGCCCTTCCTGCGCACTTCCGTGGATCACGGCACCGCCTTCGACATCGCCGGCAAGGGGGTCGCCGATCCCTCCAGCCTGCGGGAGGCGATTTCCCTCGCCGTGCGCCTGACCCGAAACTCCGCCTAGCGTCGCGATTCCAAAATCTCCTTCCCCCAGGCGGGTGACCGCGGCGGGTTCGAGTCGCCGGGACCAGAGATCGGGTTGCGCCTCGCGCGAATCGTCTGCTTCCCGGGAAGATTCGCGCCGCGCGGAGCTTGGGGATTCGACCGGAGGGAGTAGACGACGATGTCGCCCACGAGCAGGATCGGAGGCTCGAGACGCCGGGTGAGCGCCACGAAGGCATTCCTGCCGGCCGCGTCGGTCCAGGGCAGCACGGGATAGTCCTTGCCCAGGCGGCGCATCTCGGAGACGTTGACGAGGAGGTGAGTGTAACCCGCCTCGGCGAGACGGGTGACGACCGCATCCGGTGAGGGCCGACCGCGCAGGGCGGCCCCGAGAATCGAGCGATCGTGCTGCGAGCTGGTTTCGAAGCGCCTGGGGAACAAGAAGCCCCGTGGCTCCGCGACGAGCAGCACGCGCGCGTCCTCGGGCAGGGAGGCGCACTCGAGGAACGCCGGGTAGGGATTCGAGACGAGAAGCGTCCGGTAGACCTCCGCGGGCTCGCCCGTCATCGACCATCCGCCGAGCTGACGGAACATTTCCAGGGCCGAAGTCGTGCCGCCCACGAGCAGCCACGCGATGGCCGAAAACGCCACCGCGGCTCCCGCGCGCCGGCGCCCGCATCCCGCGGCGATCAGAAAAAGAATCAAGGACGGGACGAGGAACCGGTCCAACGCCCCCGTCAGAGCCCACAGGAGAACGCCGAACAGCGCGATCCCGGCGAGCTTCCGCGCCGATCGCCGCCCGCTCAAGCCGGCTCCGATGAGGCCCGCCGTGGCGGCGGGTGCCAGGATCCACGCTTTTGCGGACAGGGCTTCCCAGGATCTCCGGACGAGATCGACGGGACTGCCGGCGAGATGGAGATTGCTCCTCGCGTCCCGCCACAGCGTCTCGATCCCCTCACGATGCCAGCCGAGGGGCGCCAGCGGATCGTGAAGCAGCGCGGCGTTCTTCAGCCACCAAGGGGCTGAGCCGGCGATGACGGCCGCCGCGAACGCCGCCGCCGAAACGACGGGCCTTCGGCGTGACGCCACGATAAGCGGCGCGCCGAGGGCCGCCCAGAAGAGCCCTTGGAGTCTCGCGGAAGCGGCAATTCCCGCCATCCATCCGGCGGCGGCGCTCCCTCGGGCGGTCCGGGCCGACAAGGCGAGCGCCACGGCGGTGAGGGTTCCGGACAGCATCCATGCTTCCGCCATCGGAAAGCCGGCTGAAAGCGGCGCCACCGGAAGGTAAAGCACACCAAGCCCGATCAGCCAGGCCCGGAGGGGGGCAGCGCCCAGGCGCCCGGCCAGGCTCCGCGCCGCGGCGGCCGCGACGCAGACCCCGAACAGATGAATCAGGCCGGGGGCCCGCACCGCCTTGACCGACAGCGGCAGTGCGTAGATCAGCTGCGCCAGGGGGGGGAAGGAGGAGAACAGGTTTCCGCGATGCGCGCCGAGGGCTCCCTCACGGAGCGCCTGCCAGGGAAGCCCGAGATGGTAGACCCACGCGTCGTAGAAGAAAGGAGGGGCGAGAGCGACGGCGATCAAAGGAAAGGCCGCGAGGAGGTAGCTCGCGGGGCTTCTCGTTCGGGCTAAAAGTCCCTTCCAGCGCCCCCCCAGCGCCGCCAGGCAGGCGGTGGCGATCAGCGGCCCGGGGCCAAACCAGCCCGCCAGGCCGAGACAGAGGACCGCCAGGCCCAGCGCCCAGGAGCCGAAACACCACGCCGCCGCCGATCGAAGGGAGGGAGGGACCGGAATCCGGAGCAGGAGGCGGATTCTCTCGCCCATCGCGAGCAAGAGGATGGTGACGAGAACGGCGACGGCGGAGCCGGCGAGCAGGTCCTTGCCCATCTCCTCTGGCTCTCTGATTCGGGTGGTGCCCGGGACGCCTCAGGGCCGGAAGGCTTTCCGGACCTCCTCCAGGAGGGAAGCGTGTAGCATCGGCGGCGAGGCGACGATGTCCCCCGAGCCCAGGAAGCCTTCCTTCCCCTCGAAGTCGGTCACGGTTCCTCCCGCCTCCCGGATGATCAGCGCTCCGGCGGCGATGTCCCAGGCGGAAAGCGAGCATTCCCAGAAACCGTCGAGGCGGCCGCAGGCGACGTAACAGCAATCCAGCGCCGCCGAGCCGTCCCGCCGGACCCCCGAGGCCGCCTGGATCAGCCGGCTCAGCGAATGCAGGAACTGCGGGAGCTGCGCCAGCGACCGGAAGGGAAAGCCGGTCACCAGCAGGGCCTCCGCGAGGCGCGGGCAATCCGAGACGGCGATGGCGGAGCCGTTCAGGGTGGCCCCTCTCCCGCGCGCCGCCGCGAACATCTCCTCCCGGATCGGGTCGTAGATCGCCCCCGCCGCCAGCACGCCGCCGGTGCGCACCGCCACCGACGTCGCGAAAAAGGGATAGCGGTGGATGAAGTTGGTGGTTCCGTCGAGCGGGTCGACGATCCACTCGGCGCCGGTGCCCGGCGCCGCCGCCGACTCTTCGGTCCGGATGGCATGCTCCGGATGCCGCGCGCGGATAAGCCCGACGATCGCCTCCTCCGAGTCGCGATCGGCGCGCGTCACGAAGTCGTTCCGCCCTTTCTCCGTCACCGCCAGCTGCCGGCCGCGTCCCAGATGCCCTTTCAGGATCTCGCCTCCGCGCCGCGCCGCGTCCAGCGCCGTGACGAGGAGCGTGCCGGGATCGAGGGCCGATCCGGGATTCTCAGGCTCGCGGGTGGGCTTTGCCATAGGTTCTCAGGAGGCGCTCGGTCGAGACGTGCGTGTACTTCTGGGTCGTGGAGAGCGAGGCGTGGCCGAGGAGCTCCTGGATCGATCGCAAATCGGCTCCGGCGTCGAGCAGGTGGGTCGCGAAGGAATGCCGCAGCGTGTGCGGCGAGACTTTCCGCAGGATGGCGCACTGCCGGATGTAGCGATCGACGATCCGCCGCACGCTCCGCACGTTCAGGCGCGTGCCGCGGAAATTCAGGAAGAGGGCGTCCCCGCCTCTTCCCGGCCTGGGCTCGAGATCGGCGCGCCGGCGCAAATAGACCCGGATCGCGGCGATCGCCTTCGAGCCGACCGGCACCATCCTCTCCTTCTTCCCCTTCCCGAGCACCCGCATCATGCCGTCGCCCAGGTCGAGATCGTCGAGATCGAGCCCCGTCAGCTCCGAGACGCGGACGCCGCTGGCGTACAGCAGCTCGAGGATCGCCCGATCCCGCGCCCCCAGGGGGGCGGAATCGTCGGCGATCTCGACGAGGTGCTGCACCTCGACGACGCTGAGCTGCTTCGGAAGCCGCTTCTCCTGGCGCGGCGTCGCCACCGCCGCGGCGGGGTTCGCGCTCAGCTTCCCCTGGCGTTTCAGATAGCGGAAGAAGGAGCGGATGGCGGCCAGCTTCCGGGCCACGGTCGAGCGCTTGGCCTGCCGTCGATGCAGATCGCCGAGGAAGGCGCGCACCGCCAGCCGATCCACCTGTTTCGGCGCCACCTCGCGACCGCCTCCGACCTCCTTCTCCAGAAACGCCGCGAACTCCCCGAGATCCGAGCCGTAGGCGCGCAGCGTCTCGGCCGAGGAGTTCACGTCGAGGCGCAGATGGCGGAGGTAGGCTCGGATGGCCGATTCCACGGCGCTCCTTTCCGGATCAGCGCGCCGGCGCGACCGGTGAAAGGGCCTCCTCGAAGGAGCTCAAGTCCTCGAGGGCCCGGCGGATCAGCAACTCGTGGCGCCGTCGCTTGTCGCGCACGGGGGGCGCGAGCGGCGGCAGGAGCCCGAAGGCGATGTTCGCGGGCTGGTAATCGTCGCGATCCGCCGAGGAGATGTAGCGCCCCAGGGAGCCCAGCGCGGTGGTCGCGGGGAAGGGGACGGCGGCGGCTCCCGCGGCCAGCCGCGCGGCGTTGATGCCGGCGATCAGCCCCGAAGCCGCCGACTCGAGGTATCCCTCGACTCCGGACACCTGTCCCGCGAAGAAGAGGTCGGCGCGCTTCCGGGTCTGGAACGTCGGAAGAAGGATGGCCGGCGCGTTGATGTACGAATTGCGGTGGATCATCCCCAGCCGCACGAACGACGCCTTCTCGAGCCCCGGAATCAGCCGGAACACCCGTTCCTGATCGCCCCACCGGAGGCTGTTCTGGAATCCCACCAGGTTGAAGTGCTCGGCGGCGGCATTGTCCTGGCGGAGCTGGACCACGGCGTGCGGCCGCCGCCCGGTGGCGGGATCGACGAGCCCGACCGGCTTCATCGGGCCGAAGCGCAGCGTCTCCCGGCCCCTTCGCGCCATCTCCTCGATCGGCAGGCAGCCCTCGAAGAAGCCGGTGTCCTCGAAATCCTTCCTCGGGACCGTCGCCGCGCCCAGGATCGCGTCGATCAAGCGCTCGTACTGCTCCTCGTCGAGCGGGCAGTTCAGGTAGTCGTCGTCCCCCTTGCCGTAGCGGGAAGCCCGGAACACTTTCGAGAGATCGATCGATTCGGCCTCCACGATCGGGGAGACGGCGTCGAAGAAATAAAGGTGGTCGCGTCCGGTGAAGCGGCCGATGTCCTCGAAGAGCGACGCCGAGACGAGCGGGCCGCTGGCGACGATGACGATCCCTTCCGGCGGAAGGGCGGGCATCTCGCGGCGATGGATCCGCACTCCGGCGAGCGAGGTCAGGGCCTCGGTGACCCCTCGCGCGAATCCCTCGCGGTCGACGGCGAGCGCCGAGCCCGCCGGGATCCGGTGAGTGTCGGCCACCTTCAGGATGAGGGAGCCGCACCGCCGCATCTCCTCTTTCAGCAGGCCCGTGGCGGTGTCGCGGGAGTCGGACTTGAAGGTGTTGCTGCAGACCAGCTCGGCGAAGTCCCCTGTCTTGTGGACCGGAGTCTGCCGTTCGGGGCGCATCTCGTAGAGGTCGACCGGGTGGCCCCGGTGGGCGATCTGCCAGGCTGCCTCGGATCCGGCGAGTCCGGCTCCGATGACGCAGACGGGTTGACGGCTGGGGTCGGGCACTCGGGCGCTCCTTGGCGGGGATTCGACGCGAAAGGAAGGCGTCATTCTATCACGGCGGCGATTCCGGGCAAGGCCGCGTTCGCCGAGGTCTTGCCTCGAGTTCCGCCGGGAAGGAAGCTCCCGCGATCCGGCGAGGCCCTGAGTTGCTCTCGCGTCGCGGGCTCAAAGAAGCATCGAGTCGGGGGGAGCGAGGAGAGTCTCGAAGTGGGTCGAGCGGGCGTCGAACCGGGACAGGATGGCTCGGGCCTCCGGCGGCACGACGGCGGCCTCGTAATCCTCCCCCGCGAAGGCCCGGACCGCTTCCAGCGAAGCGAAGAAGGTCAAGGTCACGAACTCGACTTCCTCCCCGTCCTCCCGGCGCATCAAGAGAGCTCCGCGATAGCCCGGGACGCGGTGGATTCCCGGAAGGATTTCGACGCGCAGGAGGGCCTCGTAGGATTCGGCGTTCTCGCGCGGCGTCCATCCGTGCCAAAGCCGGCCAATCATCTCGTCCTCCCCGCTCCCTCTCGGTCCCGCCCGGACTCGCGCCTCGAGGGTCTCATCGTCAACCGTCGCCGGCGCAGGGCCCGCTCGAAAAGCTCCGCCGTTAGGACGTCCGGGCGATCGCCGCGCGCGAGGCCGCGAGGCCGGCTGCGTTTCGCCGCTCGAACAGCGAGAGCAGCGGCCCCGTCATGCAGGTCGTGACGACGGCCATGAGGACCATGATGGTGTACATCCGCGGAGCGAGAATCCCGAGATCGTATCCGATGTTGAGGACGACCAGCTCGATCAGGCCGCGCGTGTTCATCAAGGCTCCGATCGACAGCGCCTCGTGCCAGCCCAGCCCCGTCCAGCGCGCGGCCAGCGCTCCGGCCCCCAGCTTCCCGGCGATGGCCACCGCGATCACGGCCAGGCACGCCAGGTAGCTCCCGGTGTCGTCGAGCAGGCCGAGCCGGGTCCGCAGTCCGGCGAACGCGAAGAAGAGGGGCAGGAGGAAGACGGTGCAGATCGGCTCGAGGCGCTCCTTGAGGAAGCCGCGCAGGTGCGTTTGGGGAGAAAGGGCCACGCCGGCGAGGAAGGCGCCGAAAAGAGCGTGGATCCCGATCGCCTCGGTGAACAGGGCGGAGGCGAAGATCAGTATCAGCGTCCCCGTCATCAGCGCCCGGCCGCGGGCGGCGCTCTCCAGCGGCTCCCCGGCGAACCGGCCGGCCAGCGGCTTCACCATGAAGAGCATGACGGCGGCAAACAGGACCGCCAGGAGAATCGTCAGGGCGGCCCCCGAAAGAGCCTGCGCCTGCACCACGGCGATCACCACCGCCAGCATGCACCAGGCGGTCACGTCATCCACCGCGGCGCAGGCCAGCGCAGTGTTCCCCAGCGCCGTGCCGGAGAGCCCCCGCTCCTTGAGGATGCGCGCCAACACCGGAAAGGCGGTGATGCT includes:
- a CDS encoding inositol monophosphatase family protein, translated to MAKPTREPENPGSALDPGTLLVTALDAARRGGEILKGHLGRGRQLAVTEKGRNDFVTRADRDSEEAIVGLIRARHPEHAIRTEESAAAPGTGAEWIVDPLDGTTNFIHRYPFFATSVAVRTGGVLAAGAIYDPIREEMFAAARGRGATLNGSAIAVSDCPRLAEALLVTGFPFRSLAQLPQFLHSLSRLIQAASGVRRDGSAALDCCYVACGRLDGFWECSLSAWDIAAGALIIREAGGTVTDFEGKEGFLGSGDIVASPPMLHASLLEEVRKAFRP
- a CDS encoding antibiotic biosynthesis monooxygenase — protein: MIGRLWHGWTPRENAESYEALLRVEILPGIHRVPGYRGALLMRREDGEEVEFVTLTFFASLEAVRAFAGEDYEAAVVPPEARAILSRFDARSTHFETLLAPPDSMLL
- the xerC gene encoding tyrosine recombinase XerC produces the protein MESAIRAYLRHLRLDVNSSAETLRAYGSDLGEFAAFLEKEVGGGREVAPKQVDRLAVRAFLGDLHRRQAKRSTVARKLAAIRSFFRYLKRQGKLSANPAAAVATPRQEKRLPKQLSVVEVQHLVEIADDSAPLGARDRAILELLYASGVRVSELTGLDLDDLDLGDGMMRVLGKGKKERMVPVGSKAIAAIRVYLRRRADLEPRPGRGGDALFLNFRGTRLNVRSVRRIVDRYIRQCAILRKVSPHTLRHSFATHLLDAGADLRSIQELLGHASLSTTQKYTHVSTERLLRTYGKAHPRA
- the pdxA gene encoding 4-hydroxythreonine-4-phosphate dehydrogenase PdxA → MNPALALTCGDPAGIGPEIAVKSLSDLEIISSCRLVVVGDVAQLRGTAASLQIDLPQSTQAWDGKSPLEGAGPFLLDLGPTGPEAQPGKPSADSGKAAMAAIRKAVALAWEKRIQGIVTAPISKKAIEMAGFEATGHTEILAKLTDSRQVGMMFVTPTFKVVLLSTHLSLRQAIACVTRDRLAGMIRFAQKEHKRIFGAEPRIGVAGLNPHAGEDSLFGEDEEKEIAPAIESCREEGIDVWGPYPPDSVYLRAMRDEIDLVVALYHDQATIPVKISSFGKSAGLTLGLPFLRTSVDHGTAFDIAGKGVADPSSLREAISLAVRLTRNSA
- a CDS encoding RNA chaperone Hfq; the protein is MINRKLIRPNLSDLKDKMTAPAHRPQRKQVPPEQTNAEAFYYLKQMNSKTPMVVVLTDGEQLHGVIEWYDRTCIKVNREGAPNLLVNKHTIKYMYKAEEIAGADGPPDEIR
- a CDS encoding cation:proton antiporter; translation: MRKNILIYAALILVFGAGVLMILQAGRGLETRHDSLPAAGVPSTPERASAGGLGENLRHPLAVLLLQVLVILFASRLTGTLFRRMAQPAVIGEMVAGILLGPSFLGMLAPRAQAYLFPASSLALLQAISQIGVVLFMFVVGTEIDTLQIRRQAHAAVLVSHASIVVPFFLGTALALLLYRSLSASNIPFAAFALFLGVAMSITAFPVLARILKERGLSGTALGNTALACAAVDDVTAWCMLAVVIAVVQAQALSGAALTILLAVLFAAVMLFMVKPLAGRFAGEPLESAARGRALMTGTLILIFASALFTEAIGIHALFGAFLAGVALSPQTHLRGFLKERLEPICTVFLLPLFFAFAGLRTRLGLLDDTGSYLACLAVIAVAIAGKLGAGALAARWTGLGWHEALSIGALMNTRGLIELVVLNIGYDLGILAPRMYTIMVLMAVVTTCMTGPLLSLFERRNAAGLAASRAAIARTS
- the trmFO gene encoding methylenetetrahydrofolate--tRNA-(uracil(54)-C(5))-methyltransferase (FADH(2)-oxidizing) TrmFO: MPDPSRQPVCVIGAGLAGSEAAWQIAHRGHPVDLYEMRPERQTPVHKTGDFAELVCSNTFKSDSRDTATGLLKEEMRRCGSLILKVADTHRIPAGSALAVDREGFARGVTEALTSLAGVRIHRREMPALPPEGIVIVASGPLVSASLFEDIGRFTGRDHLYFFDAVSPIVEAESIDLSKVFRASRYGKGDDDYLNCPLDEEQYERLIDAILGAATVPRKDFEDTGFFEGCLPIEEMARRGRETLRFGPMKPVGLVDPATGRRPHAVVQLRQDNAAAEHFNLVGFQNSLRWGDQERVFRLIPGLEKASFVRLGMIHRNSYINAPAILLPTFQTRKRADLFFAGQVSGVEGYLESAASGLIAGINAARLAAGAAAVPFPATTALGSLGRYISSADRDDYQPANIAFGLLPPLAPPVRDKRRRHELLIRRALEDLSSFEEALSPVAPAR